From the Streptomyces sp. KMM 9044 genome, one window contains:
- a CDS encoding exodeoxyribonuclease III produces the protein MLTVTSVNVNGLRAAAEKGFVEWLAGTSADTVCLQEVRAEPEQLPGHVREPEGWHVVHAPAAAKGRAGVSLYTRREPDRVQVGFGSVEFDGSGRYVEVDLPGVTVASLYLPSGEVGTERQDEKLRFMGEFLAYLKGLRERAAAEGREVVVCGDWNIAHERADLKNWRGNTKNSGFLPEEREWLGRVLDPADGGYVDVVRALHPEAEGPYSWWSYRGRAFDNDAGWRIDLAVATPGLAARAVEGYVERAATHAERWSDHAPVTVVFRPRD, from the coding sequence ATGCTCACTGTGACCTCCGTCAACGTCAACGGACTGCGTGCCGCCGCCGAGAAGGGCTTCGTGGAGTGGCTGGCCGGGACCTCCGCCGACACGGTGTGCCTGCAGGAGGTGCGCGCGGAGCCGGAGCAGTTGCCCGGGCACGTCCGGGAACCCGAGGGGTGGCACGTGGTGCACGCGCCCGCCGCCGCGAAGGGGCGCGCCGGAGTTTCGCTGTACACGCGGCGTGAGCCCGATCGCGTCCAGGTCGGCTTCGGGTCGGTCGAGTTCGACGGCAGTGGGCGGTACGTGGAGGTGGACCTCCCCGGGGTCACCGTCGCGTCCCTGTACCTGCCCTCCGGCGAGGTCGGTACCGAGCGGCAGGACGAGAAGCTCCGCTTCATGGGGGAGTTCCTCGCGTACCTGAAAGGGCTGAGGGAGCGGGCCGCTGCCGAGGGGCGGGAGGTCGTCGTCTGCGGGGACTGGAACATCGCGCACGAGCGGGCCGACCTGAAGAACTGGCGCGGCAACACCAAGAACTCCGGGTTCCTGCCGGAGGAGCGGGAGTGGCTGGGACGGGTCCTCGACCCGGCCGACGGCGGGTACGTGGACGTCGTTCGGGCGCTGCATCCGGAGGCCGAGGGACCGTACTCGTGGTGGTCGTACCGGGGGCGGGCTTTCGACAACGACGCGGGGTGGCGCATCGACCTCGCCGTGGCCACCCCCGGGCTCGCCGCCCGCGCGGTCGAGGGCTACGTGGAACGCGCGGCCACGCACGCCGAACGCTGGTCGGACCACGCGCCGGTGACGGTGGTCTTCCGGCCTCGGGACTGA
- the pdxR gene encoding MocR-like pyridoxine biosynthesis transcription factor PdxR encodes MADSWVNPAERIGSDLHLDLNPEMAKGGGRRAALGRALREAIGSGRLAPGTRLPPYRSLAADLGLARNTVAETYGELVAEGWLVARQGSGTRVAPRAKPVGSPRVPKPMPARAEPPAHNLRQGLPDAASFPRTAWLAAARRALNAAPNDAFGPGDPRGRPELRRALAGYLSRARGVRTSPETIVVCSGVAPALRLLFGGKVLRGPLAVESYGLPFHRSILRAARVRTVPLTLDEHGARATELFALKGARATLLTPAHQFPTGGPLHPERRAAAVDWARGNEGVLLEDDYDGEFRYDREPVGSVQGLDPQRVVYLGSLSKSLSPALRLGWMVLPDHLVEPVLRVKGEREAWAGVTDQLTLADLIESGHYDRHIRRTRQRYRDRRDRLVALLARRAPHITLTGVAAGLHAVLSLPPGTERPVTRAAAWQHIAVDGLAGFRHPAASMPAHDGLVVGYAAPPDHGFEAALDALCGVLPPPPDRD; translated from the coding sequence GTGGCTGATTCATGGGTCAATCCGGCCGAACGCATCGGCAGCGACCTGCACTTGGACCTGAACCCGGAGATGGCCAAAGGCGGTGGCCGCCGCGCCGCGCTCGGTCGCGCGCTGCGCGAGGCGATAGGGAGCGGGCGGCTGGCACCGGGCACCCGGCTCCCTCCTTACCGGTCGCTCGCCGCCGACCTCGGGCTGGCCCGCAACACCGTCGCCGAGACCTACGGCGAACTCGTCGCCGAGGGCTGGCTGGTCGCCCGACAGGGGTCGGGGACGCGGGTGGCGCCCAGAGCGAAGCCGGTCGGTTCCCCCCGCGTGCCCAAACCGATGCCGGCACGTGCGGAACCACCCGCCCACAACCTGCGGCAGGGCCTGCCGGATGCCGCCTCCTTCCCCCGTACCGCCTGGCTGGCTGCCGCGCGGCGGGCACTGAACGCGGCGCCCAACGACGCGTTCGGGCCCGGTGACCCCCGCGGCCGGCCCGAGCTGCGACGCGCCCTGGCCGGATACCTGTCACGCGCGCGAGGCGTGCGCACCAGCCCCGAGACGATCGTCGTGTGCTCCGGTGTCGCGCCCGCCCTGCGGCTTCTCTTCGGCGGGAAGGTGCTGCGCGGCCCTCTGGCGGTGGAGTCCTACGGTCTGCCGTTCCACCGGTCGATCCTGCGGGCCGCACGCGTCCGGACCGTTCCCCTGACACTGGATGAGCACGGGGCGCGCGCCACGGAACTGTTCGCGCTGAAGGGCGCACGGGCGACGCTGCTCACCCCCGCCCATCAGTTCCCCACGGGAGGACCGCTCCACCCCGAGCGGCGGGCCGCCGCCGTGGACTGGGCTCGCGGGAACGAGGGTGTGCTGCTGGAGGACGACTACGACGGGGAATTCCGCTACGACCGGGAGCCGGTGGGCTCCGTCCAGGGTCTCGATCCGCAGCGTGTCGTGTACCTGGGCTCGCTCAGCAAGAGCCTCTCCCCCGCGTTGAGGCTGGGGTGGATGGTACTGCCGGACCACCTGGTGGAGCCCGTCCTGCGCGTCAAGGGTGAGCGCGAGGCGTGGGCCGGCGTCACGGACCAGTTGACACTCGCCGATCTCATCGAGTCGGGCCATTACGACCGGCACATCCGCCGGACCCGGCAACGTTACCGGGACCGCAGGGACCGTCTCGTCGCGCTTCTCGCCCGCCGGGCGCCGCACATCACGCTCACGGGCGTCGCCGCCGGGCTGCACGCGGTGCTGAGCCTGCCGCCCGGCACCGAACGCCCGGTGACCAGGGCCGCGGCCTGGCAGCACATCGCCGTGGACGGGCTCGCCGGCTTCCGGCACCCGGCCGCCAGCATGCCCGCGCACGACGGCCTGGTCGTCGGCTACGCCGCACCTCCCGACCACGGTTTCGAAGCGGCGCTCGACGCCCTCTGCGGCGTTCTGCCTCCACCGCCCGACAGGGACTGA
- a CDS encoding cupin domain-containing protein encodes MNASARPVLVRAGSAETLQDGPTGLITLLADSAQTQGALTANRASLRRGSPGAPVHFHTEATEMFFVLGGSLRVLLGDRIVTLEPGDFVTVPPRLLHAFAPARGEEADVLVAFTPGMDRFDYYRLLERVHRGEASVEDIKAGSAQYDNHYRTSSLWQAELAGD; translated from the coding sequence ATGAACGCGTCCGCCCGCCCCGTCCTCGTCCGTGCCGGTTCCGCCGAGACGTTGCAGGACGGGCCCACCGGTCTCATCACGCTCCTCGCCGACTCCGCCCAGACCCAGGGGGCGTTGACGGCCAACCGGGCCAGTCTGCGCAGGGGTTCTCCGGGCGCCCCCGTCCACTTCCACACCGAGGCGACCGAGATGTTCTTCGTGCTCGGAGGCAGTCTGCGGGTGCTGCTGGGTGACCGGATCGTCACCCTGGAGCCCGGCGACTTCGTGACGGTGCCGCCGCGGTTGCTGCACGCCTTCGCTCCGGCCCGGGGGGAGGAGGCCGACGTGCTGGTCGCCTTCACCCCCGGTATGGACCGCTTCGACTACTACCGGCTGCTGGAGCGCGTCCATCGGGGGGAGGCCTCCGTCGAGGACATCAAGGCCGGCTCCGCGCAGTACGACAACCACTACCGCACCAGCTCCCTCTGGCAGGCGGAGCTCGCCGGCGACTGA
- a CDS encoding MerR family transcriptional regulator, producing the protein MEELARLAGITVRTLRFYRERKLMPPPRREGRIAWYDDHHLTRLRTITALLERGHTLNGIAELAEAFDHGRDVGELLGMDTPTEETPVRLTPEELADCFAGDVTPENLAAAMDLGYLGTDGGEIVHISRRLLDVSSALVREGIPLAEVLRAGREVRTHTEAMAGLFAELIVRHAPEEAVQRLRPLARSVVDAELSLAMDRRLRKRG; encoded by the coding sequence ATGGAGGAACTGGCCCGCCTGGCCGGCATCACGGTGCGCACGCTGCGCTTCTACCGCGAACGCAAGCTGATGCCGCCGCCCCGCCGTGAGGGCCGCATAGCCTGGTACGACGACCATCACCTGACCCGGCTGCGCACGATCACGGCGCTGCTGGAACGCGGTCACACCCTGAACGGCATAGCGGAACTCGCCGAGGCCTTCGACCACGGTCGCGACGTCGGCGAACTCCTCGGCATGGACACCCCCACCGAGGAAACACCGGTCCGCCTCACCCCCGAGGAACTCGCCGACTGCTTCGCGGGCGACGTGACCCCGGAGAACCTGGCCGCCGCGATGGACCTCGGTTACCTCGGCACGGACGGCGGGGAGATCGTCCACATCAGCCGCCGCCTGCTGGACGTCTCGTCCGCCCTGGTCCGCGAGGGCATCCCGCTCGCGGAGGTGCTGCGCGCGGGCCGCGAGGTCCGTACCCACACCGAGGCCATGGCCGGCCTCTTCGCCGAGCTGATCGTGCGCCACGCCCCCGAGGAGGCCGTGCAGCGCCTGCGCCCCCTGGCCCGCAGCGTGGTCGACGCCGAACTCTCCCTGGCGATGGACCGCCGGCTGCGCAAACGGGGCTGA
- a CDS encoding flavin-containing monooxygenase, producing the protein MAEHEHEHEHEHEHVRVAVIGSGFGGLGAAVRLRREGVTDFVVLERAGSVGGTWRDNSYPGCACDVPSHLYSFSFAPHPDWPRSFSGQEHIRAYLEHVTDVFGLRPHIRFDSEVKRMVWNTERLRWDIETSSGNLSADVVVSATGPLSEPKVPGIPGLDAFPGKVFHSARWDHGYDLRGKRVAMVGTGASAIQIVPAVQPLVSRLTLFQRTPPWVLPRVDRPIGGAERALHRALPFTTQLRRGLLWGVRELQVQAFTRHPGALGFAEQLAKRNMARAVKDPALRARLTPHYRIGCKRILLSSTYYPAIAQPNVDVVDGGLGEVRGSTVVAADGTEAEVDAIVFGTGFHVTDMPIAERVVGAQGKSLAETWTGGMEALRGAAAAGFPNFMTLIGPNTGLGNSSMILMIESQLNYLADYLRQLDVLGGRVALDARPGAVRGWNRRVQERMKRTVWNTGGCTSWYLDANGRNTTVWPGTTAEFRRATRRVDLAEYAVLRAAPGKRAAPHESAGVVA; encoded by the coding sequence ATGGCCGAGCACGAACACGAGCACGAACACGAGCACGAACACGTACGGGTCGCGGTGATCGGGTCCGGGTTCGGCGGGCTGGGGGCCGCCGTGCGGCTGAGGCGCGAAGGGGTCACCGACTTCGTCGTCCTGGAGCGGGCCGGGTCCGTCGGCGGGACCTGGCGGGACAACAGCTATCCGGGGTGCGCGTGCGACGTGCCCTCGCATCTGTACTCGTTCTCCTTCGCGCCCCACCCCGACTGGCCGCGCTCCTTCTCCGGGCAGGAACACATCCGCGCCTACCTCGAACACGTCACCGACGTCTTCGGGCTGCGCCCGCACATCCGCTTCGACTCGGAGGTGAAGCGGATGGTGTGGAACACGGAACGGCTGCGCTGGGACATCGAGACCAGCAGCGGCAACCTCAGCGCCGATGTGGTCGTGTCCGCCACCGGGCCGCTGTCGGAGCCCAAGGTCCCCGGCATCCCGGGACTCGACGCCTTTCCCGGCAAGGTCTTCCACTCCGCCCGCTGGGACCACGGATACGACCTGCGCGGCAAGCGGGTCGCCATGGTCGGCACGGGCGCGTCGGCGATCCAGATCGTGCCGGCCGTCCAGCCGCTCGTCTCCCGCCTCACCCTCTTCCAGCGCACCCCGCCCTGGGTCCTGCCCCGCGTCGACCGGCCCATCGGCGGAGCCGAACGGGCCCTGCACCGGGCGCTGCCCTTCACCACCCAGCTGCGCCGCGGACTGCTCTGGGGCGTAAGGGAGTTGCAGGTCCAGGCGTTCACCAGGCACCCGGGCGCGCTGGGCTTCGCGGAGCAACTGGCCAAGCGCAACATGGCCCGTGCCGTCAAGGACCCCGCCCTGCGTGCCCGGCTCACCCCCCACTACCGCATCGGCTGCAAGCGCATCCTGCTGTCCAGTACGTACTATCCGGCGATCGCGCAGCCCAACGTCGACGTCGTCGACGGAGGGCTGGGCGAGGTCCGTGGGTCGACCGTCGTGGCGGCCGACGGGACCGAGGCCGAGGTCGACGCGATCGTGTTCGGAACCGGGTTCCACGTCACCGACATGCCCATCGCCGAGCGGGTCGTCGGCGCGCAGGGGAAGAGCCTCGCCGAGACCTGGACGGGCGGCATGGAGGCGCTGCGCGGTGCCGCGGCCGCCGGGTTCCCCAACTTCATGACGCTCATCGGGCCCAACACCGGCCTCGGGAACTCCTCCATGATCCTCATGATCGAGTCCCAGCTGAACTACCTGGCCGACTACCTCCGCCAACTCGACGTCCTCGGCGGCCGGGTCGCCCTCGACGCGCGTCCCGGTGCCGTCCGCGGCTGGAACCGCCGGGTGCAGGAGCGGATGAAGCGCACGGTGTGGAACACCGGTGGCTGCACCAGTTGGTACCTGGACGCCAATGGCCGCAACACCACCGTCTGGCCGGGTACCACCGCCGAGTTCCGGCGGGCCACCCGGCGCGTGGACCTCGCGGAGTACGCCGTCCTGCGGGCGGCGCCCGGGAAGAGGGCCGCGCCCCACGAGAGCGCCGGGGTGGTCGCGTGA
- a CDS encoding alpha/beta fold hydrolase: MSRPAHVSAGPYAPPVPARELTAVSADGTRLHAEAHGPDGAPAVVLAHGWACSTAFWAAQIRELATDHRVIAYDQRGHGRTPASRNCTTDTLADDLEAVLAATLAPGQQAVIAGHSMGGMTVVAASARPAFVEHAGAVLLCSTGSSRLIAGSTVLPIRPGRVRNWLTRRVLGSRVPLGPVTPAARRILRYATMGPGSTPHMVEACARIVHACPRTVRHSWSHVLGLLDLGHAVRELRVPAAVVVGTADRLTPPVHARAIAAELPHCLGLTELPGVGHMTPVEAPGLVTARIRELAAAHLPAAPAVPIVSAAPAVPIVSAAPAVLTVSAAPAVPIVSAAPAVPIVSAAPAVPIVSAAPAVPVVPAAPAEESA, from the coding sequence GTGAGCCGGCCGGCGCACGTCTCCGCGGGCCCCTACGCCCCACCCGTCCCCGCCCGCGAACTCACCGCCGTCTCCGCCGACGGCACCCGGCTGCACGCCGAGGCGCACGGGCCCGACGGGGCGCCCGCGGTCGTCCTCGCCCACGGCTGGGCCTGCTCGACCGCCTTCTGGGCGGCCCAGATCCGCGAACTCGCCACCGACCACCGGGTGATCGCCTACGACCAGCGCGGTCACGGACGTACCCCCGCGAGCCGGAACTGCACCACCGACACCCTCGCCGACGACCTGGAAGCCGTCCTGGCCGCCACGCTCGCACCCGGCCAGCAGGCCGTGATCGCAGGGCACTCCATGGGCGGCATGACGGTCGTGGCCGCGTCCGCCCGGCCCGCCTTCGTCGAGCACGCGGGGGCCGTCCTGCTGTGCAGTACCGGCAGTTCACGGCTGATCGCCGGGTCGACGGTGCTGCCGATCCGGCCGGGACGGGTACGGAACTGGCTGACCCGGCGTGTCCTCGGCTCCCGGGTCCCGCTCGGGCCCGTCACACCGGCCGCCCGCCGCATCCTCAGGTACGCGACGATGGGGCCCGGTTCGACGCCGCACATGGTCGAGGCGTGTGCCCGTATCGTGCACGCCTGCCCGCGCACGGTCCGCCACTCCTGGTCGCACGTGCTCGGCCTGCTCGATCTCGGCCACGCCGTGAGGGAGTTGCGGGTGCCCGCGGCCGTCGTCGTCGGCACCGCGGACCGGCTCACCCCGCCGGTGCACGCGCGGGCGATCGCCGCCGAGCTGCCGCACTGCCTCGGGCTCACCGAACTGCCCGGCGTCGGCCACATGACACCCGTGGAGGCGCCCGGCCTGGTCACCGCGCGGATCCGGGAACTCGCCGCCGCCCACCTGCCTGCCGCGCCTGCTGTACCGATCGTGTCTGCCGCGCCTGCTGTACCGATCGTGTCTGCCGCGCCTGCTGTACTGACCGTGTCTGCCGCGCCTGCTGTACCGATCGTGTCTGCCGCGCCTGCTGTACCGATCGTGTCTGCCGCGCCTGCTGTACCGATCGTGTCTGCCGCGCCTGCTGTACCCGTCGTACCCGCCGCACCTGCCGAGGAGAGCGCATGA
- a CDS encoding SDR family oxidoreductase, producing the protein MTGGRLEGQVAVVTGAARGVGELLARKLSARGVKVALVGLEPDGLKQVSARLHSESDHWYADVTDHEAMTRVAAEVKERFGRVDMVVANAGVANGGPFADSDPEAWRRVIEVNLIGSAVTARAFLPLLTESRGYLLQIASLAAITPAPMMTAYCASKSGVEAYAHSLRAEVGHRGVRVGVGYLSWTDTDMVRGADQDTVLRELRQRLPWPANKTYPLGPAVDRLVAGIERRSSHVYGQWWLRGMQGVRGYLPGMIGTVGQREVRRFSDRLAGMRTGLVGAGGTADEQHRTGLGTAPDHAA; encoded by the coding sequence ATGACCGGGGGCCGTCTCGAAGGCCAGGTCGCCGTCGTCACCGGAGCGGCGCGCGGGGTCGGGGAGCTGCTTGCCCGCAAGCTGTCCGCGCGGGGGGTGAAGGTGGCGCTGGTCGGGCTGGAGCCGGACGGACTCAAGCAGGTCTCGGCGAGGCTGCACAGCGAGAGCGACCACTGGTACGCCGACGTCACCGACCACGAGGCGATGACCCGGGTCGCGGCGGAGGTGAAGGAGCGCTTCGGGCGGGTCGACATGGTCGTCGCCAACGCCGGTGTGGCGAACGGCGGTCCGTTCGCCGACTCCGACCCGGAGGCCTGGCGGCGGGTCATCGAGGTCAACCTGATCGGGTCGGCCGTCACCGCCCGCGCGTTCCTGCCGCTGCTGACCGAGAGCCGCGGCTACCTGCTCCAGATCGCCTCGCTCGCCGCGATCACCCCGGCCCCGATGATGACCGCGTACTGCGCGTCCAAGTCCGGTGTGGAGGCGTACGCGCACAGCCTGCGCGCCGAGGTCGGACACCGGGGTGTGCGGGTCGGCGTCGGCTATCTGTCGTGGACCGACACGGACATGGTGCGCGGGGCCGACCAGGACACGGTGCTGCGGGAGCTGCGGCAGCGACTGCCGTGGCCGGCGAACAAGACGTACCCGTTGGGCCCCGCGGTGGACCGACTCGTCGCCGGGATCGAACGGCGCTCCAGCCATGTGTACGGGCAGTGGTGGCTGCGCGGGATGCAGGGCGTACGCGGATACCTGCCCGGAATGATCGGGACCGTCGGTCAGCGGGAGGTGCGGCGGTTCTCGGACCGGCTCGCCGGCATGCGGACGGGGCTGGTCGGGGCCGGCGGCACCGCCGACGAACAGCACCGGACCGGGCTCGGAACAGCACCGGACCACGCTGCGTGA
- a CDS encoding S41 family peptidase, translated as MSYLRLPHLNGDLLCFVAEDDLWLAPLNAPGGRAWRLTVDRTRLGHPRFSPDGRHIAYTSWRSLAPEVHLVPVDGGPGRRLTYWGSSDTRVCGWAPRNGNTDAEILAVASHGEPFSYFTWAYKLSPDGSPGRKLPWGPVTDLQVADIGGERQTLLLTGTAPHEPASWKRYRGGATGRLWLHGRRLLCGSGETGKGGGAEDVDGHLHSPMFVGGRVAFLSDHEGVGNLYSVAYDGSDLRRHTDHDAFYARHASSDGTRVVYQCASDLWIVDDLSPGSVPRRLGIALSGPRAGRRRYQVPAAHHLDGISVDETGRASAVIVRGSLYWLTHRDGPARTLTDTPGVRVRLPEMLGAGGRVAYVTDANGEDAVEIASLPRASGHRPARRLASGELGRVLEMVADPDGGRLAVASHDGRLLLVDTGEEAGEAQEAGESEGGGESTDDDGGAGSGESSGAAPGPRVTELIRSVNGPVRDLAFSPDGGWLTWSHPGIGRSLRQIKLARMKDRLVIDVTNGRFEDENPVFTRDGRYLAFLSWRGFDPVYDVHTGDLSFPLGCRPYLVPLSSATLSPFALSPEGRPAAGGLDPVEADDTGDAGDSGAVTVETEGLENRVTPFPVAASKYSALHPVAGGGLVWLRWPISGALGETFANPDDTSGRPTLEHFGISRAKKSELVEHLDFFAVSGDGTRLVVADEGEPRAVPANEPGDSDSTVWIDVRRILHEADPGAEWRQAYEEAGRLTRSYFWEPGMCGIDWDAVLAQYRPLVERVASPDEFADLLRELLGELGTSHAYVTAARRNEGPPHYQRRQGFLGTNLVLRDGGWTVRRILPGDSSDSRARSPLAGTGIREGAVLTHVDGRPVDPVTGPYPLLAGAGGTTVELTFTPAEGAGPPRRVAVVPLIDERPLRYQDWVAKRRLVVRKLSGGRCGYLHIPDMGGSGWAQFNRDLRMEVSRPALIVDVRGNAGGHISELVVETLTRTILGWDLTRDAQPVSYAANAPRGPVVALADEATSSDGDMITAAFKLLELGPVVGQRTWGGVVGMTGRHRLGDGTVITVPMNAAWFDAYGWSVENKGVAPDLEALRTPLDWAEGRHAVLDDAVRLALELLDSEPPATPPTYSDVPDRSRPKLPPRMYEG; from the coding sequence GTGAGCTATTTGCGCCTGCCGCACCTCAACGGGGACCTGCTGTGCTTCGTGGCCGAGGACGACCTCTGGCTCGCCCCGCTCAACGCCCCGGGCGGCCGGGCCTGGCGGCTCACCGTCGACCGCACCAGACTCGGCCACCCCCGCTTCTCCCCCGACGGCCGCCACATCGCGTACACGAGCTGGCGCAGCCTCGCCCCCGAGGTCCACCTGGTCCCGGTGGACGGCGGGCCCGGACGCCGGCTCACCTACTGGGGCAGCTCCGACACCCGGGTCTGCGGCTGGGCTCCCCGGAACGGGAACACGGACGCCGAGATCCTCGCCGTCGCCTCGCACGGTGAGCCGTTCTCGTACTTCACCTGGGCCTACAAGCTCTCCCCCGACGGCAGTCCCGGCCGCAAACTGCCCTGGGGCCCGGTGACCGACCTCCAGGTCGCCGACATCGGCGGGGAACGGCAGACCCTGCTGCTCACCGGCACCGCACCGCACGAACCGGCCTCCTGGAAGCGGTACCGGGGCGGGGCGACGGGCAGGCTGTGGCTGCACGGACGGCGCCTGCTCTGCGGGAGCGGGGAAACCGGCAAAGGCGGCGGCGCCGAAGACGTCGACGGGCATCTGCACTCCCCGATGTTCGTCGGCGGCCGGGTCGCCTTCCTCTCCGACCACGAGGGCGTCGGCAACCTGTACTCCGTGGCGTACGACGGCTCCGACCTGCGCCGTCACACCGATCACGACGCGTTCTACGCCCGCCACGCGTCCAGTGACGGCACCCGGGTCGTCTACCAGTGCGCCAGTGACCTGTGGATCGTCGACGACCTGTCCCCGGGCTCGGTGCCGCGCCGGCTCGGCATCGCACTGAGCGGGCCGCGCGCGGGGCGGCGCCGCTACCAGGTGCCCGCCGCCCACCACCTGGACGGCATCTCCGTGGACGAGACGGGCCGGGCCAGCGCCGTCATCGTACGCGGCAGCCTGTACTGGCTCACCCACCGCGACGGCCCCGCCCGCACCCTCACGGACACCCCGGGCGTACGGGTGCGGCTGCCGGAGATGCTCGGCGCGGGCGGGCGGGTGGCGTACGTGACGGACGCCAACGGCGAGGACGCCGTCGAGATCGCCTCCCTGCCCCGGGCCAGCGGCCACCGCCCCGCCCGGCGGCTGGCCTCGGGGGAGCTGGGCCGGGTGCTGGAGATGGTCGCCGACCCGGACGGCGGGCGGCTGGCCGTCGCCTCCCACGACGGACGTCTGCTGCTCGTCGACACCGGCGAGGAGGCGGGGGAGGCCCAGGAGGCAGGGGAGTCCGAGGGTGGCGGTGAGAGCACCGATGACGACGGCGGCGCGGGCTCCGGAGAAAGTTCCGGCGCCGCCCCCGGCCCCCGGGTCACCGAGCTGATCCGGTCCGTCAACGGCCCGGTGCGCGACCTCGCGTTCTCACCCGACGGCGGGTGGCTCACCTGGTCGCACCCCGGCATCGGGCGGTCGCTGCGGCAGATCAAACTGGCCCGGATGAAGGACCGGTTGGTCATCGACGTCACCAACGGCCGCTTCGAGGACGAGAATCCGGTCTTCACCCGGGACGGCCGCTACCTCGCCTTCCTGTCCTGGCGCGGCTTCGACCCGGTGTACGACGTGCACACCGGCGACCTGTCCTTCCCGCTGGGCTGCCGCCCGTACCTGGTGCCGCTGTCGTCGGCGACCCTCTCCCCCTTCGCCCTCAGCCCCGAGGGCCGGCCGGCCGCCGGGGGCCTCGACCCGGTGGAGGCCGACGACACCGGGGACGCCGGCGACAGCGGGGCGGTGACCGTCGAGACCGAGGGCCTGGAGAACCGGGTCACCCCCTTCCCGGTCGCCGCCTCGAAATACTCTGCGCTGCACCCGGTCGCGGGCGGCGGACTGGTCTGGCTGCGCTGGCCGATCTCGGGCGCGCTCGGCGAGACCTTCGCCAACCCGGACGACACCAGCGGCCGGCCGACGCTGGAGCACTTCGGCATCAGCCGGGCGAAGAAGTCCGAACTCGTGGAGCACCTCGACTTCTTCGCGGTCAGCGGCGACGGCACCCGGCTGGTCGTCGCGGACGAGGGCGAGCCGCGCGCGGTGCCCGCGAACGAGCCGGGCGACAGCGACTCCACCGTGTGGATCGACGTCCGCCGCATCCTGCACGAGGCCGATCCCGGGGCCGAGTGGCGACAGGCGTACGAAGAGGCGGGGCGGCTGACCCGGTCCTACTTCTGGGAACCCGGCATGTGCGGCATCGACTGGGACGCGGTGCTCGCCCAGTACCGTCCGCTGGTCGAACGGGTCGCCTCTCCCGACGAGTTCGCGGACCTGCTGCGCGAACTCCTCGGTGAACTCGGCACGTCCCACGCCTACGTCACCGCCGCCCGCCGCAACGAGGGCCCGCCGCACTACCAGCGCCGCCAGGGCTTCCTCGGCACCAACCTCGTTCTCCGTGACGGTGGTTGGACAGTCAGGCGGATCCTCCCCGGCGACTCCTCCGACTCCCGGGCCCGCTCCCCGCTGGCCGGCACCGGCATCCGCGAGGGCGCCGTCCTCACCCATGTCGACGGCCGCCCGGTGGACCCGGTCACCGGGCCCTACCCGCTGCTCGCGGGGGCGGGCGGTACGACGGTGGAGCTGACGTTCACCCCCGCCGAGGGCGCCGGCCCGCCCCGCAGGGTCGCCGTGGTCCCGCTGATCGACGAGCGCCCGCTGCGCTACCAGGACTGGGTGGCCAAACGGCGTTTGGTGGTGAGGAAGTTGAGCGGCGGCCGGTGCGGCTACCTGCACATCCCCGACATGGGCGGCTCGGGCTGGGCCCAGTTCAACCGCGACCTGCGCATGGAGGTGTCCCGCCCGGCCCTGATCGTGGACGTGCGCGGCAACGCCGGCGGCCACATCAGCGAACTCGTCGTGGAGACCCTGACCCGCACCATCCTCGGCTGGGACCTCACCCGCGACGCGCAGCCCGTGTCGTACGCGGCCAACGCCCCGCGCGGGCCGGTGGTCGCCCTGGCGGACGAGGCGACCAGCTCCGACGGCGACATGATCACGGCCGCGTTCAAGCTGCTGGAACTGGGGCCGGTGGTCGGGCAGCGCACCTGGGGCGGCGTCGTCGGCATGACCGGCCGGCACCGGCTGGGGGACGGCACGGTGATCACGGTGCCGATGAACGCGGCCTGGTTCGACGCGTACGGCTGGTCGGTGGAGAACAAGGGCGTCGCTCCCGACCTGGAGGCACTGCGCACCCCGCTGGACTGGGCGGAGGGCCGGCACGCCGTACTGGACGACGCGGTCCGACTGGCCCTGGAGCTCCTGGATTCCGAGCCCCCGGCCACGCCCCCGACCTACAGCGACGTCCCCGACCGCTCCCGCCCGAAGCTGCCGCCGAGGATGTACGAGGGCTGA